The Methanomicrobiales archaeon HGW-Methanomicrobiales-1 genome segment CCATCATGCGGGAGATCGTATTCGATCCGCCGCCTCCGCAGCCAATCACAGTGATCTCGGTCTTCATCTCGGCCAGAATCTGGTCGAGGTCTTCATTATTCTGCGAGGGAGTGACGGTTTCATCTCTCGCCTTAGTTAGTGCCTCTTCTACAATGGACCTCATGAAAACTTCTCCAACCCCGGGATGTGGATGTCGGTCTCACTGCGCAGAGACACCATGGCTGGTGTGATTTCCTGACCATTGATCTCTATGGACTGGCCTGCAGCCAGTTTTTTGTAGGCAGGTCCGGGCGGTACCCCGAGGTTACGCGCTTTTTCAGGGTCGAACCGTACCTTAGTTATGATCAGGTGATCGCTCTCTGTTACAGTGATCTCTTTATTACGTATGATTTTTACGCACAAGGTATTTAAATCATTTATTATTTCAGGCAAATGTTCATTATACGTGATAAATTCAGGAAGCAGGCGATTATCACGCGTGGATAAGTGAACGACCGGCAGATTATCGAGATCTTTTATCAGCCCCGGCTCGTCCGATTTGGCTGTTTCAGCCAGTAAAACGGGATTTGCCCGGATCAGGCTGAGTTCTCCCTCCCCCCGCAGTGCATGGATATAGCACCGGGCACCCGGGGATACCGCCTCTGCCATTGCCCGCACTGCCTGGTAGGTATTCCACGAGAGAGGGCCTATCGCTGAGATCTCGCTTTCCGAGAGCCGGGGGATGGCCAGCTGGTCCAGCAATCCTGAAAGACTCTCAAAAACAGTACGGTCAAGCGCTTTGCGGTCGATATAGGCAGCAACAGCCCCGCTCTGTGCCTGCATACTGCGGATCATGTCAGCATCGAGCCCGGCGATCTCCCGGGTATGGGCGATATGCCCGAATGCCCCGCGGGAGGTGAGAGCAATCTCGGTCTGGCGGACTGCATAATGCGTTCCTCCGAACCCGATAAGCGGGACTGCATTGATCGGGACTGCGTCCAGCACGGCTTCGGCCACTGCCCTGCCGGCGACAGGATCGGTCCATTCCTTCTCGGTGCTCCCGATCTCGACAAAGAACGAGGGGTGGTGCAGGGCCGTGGGACCATGATGCGTTACTTCATAAGATACCCGGTAGCCTTCCGGACAATGTTTTGCGAGCGCCCGCAGGGTTGCCTGCATCATTGCCGGTGCGGCAGGAGCGAGTGTCCGGGCGGACCCCCCGAGCTCGGCTGCACCGTAATTTCCGGTGACATGAACGGTGAGGACCGGGACCGGGTTGACACTCGAATGCCGTGACAAAAATATCACAAGGTCGGCGTTAATCCGTTCATCCACATCTTCGGTATGGATCAACCGATCTTCTGTCTCAAAAAATTCGTACGTCCGCCCCCGTTCCTGCCATCGTCCGTCAGGATCGGCGGCCAGCAGCTGCTCGATATGGTGCCGGATATTCACTCCCGCCTTGTCCTGCCGGGAGTTGACGAGCGCGACTTTCATTAAGGGTATATAGGGCGGGCAGAGCCCATAAGGTTCATGGTGCTGTTCTGGCAACCATTCTACCGGGAAAACGGGAGACCCGGGAAAGGCAGGGCAAAACCTTACTCTGTTCCACCGTTCCGGTTGATCACCATCAACCGGAGCTCGCTCATCTCTTCGATCGCGTACCGGGGTCCTTCCCGGCCAAGCCCCGAGCCCTTCGCCCCGCCATACGGCATCTGGTCGACCCGGAAGGTCGGGATATCGTTCACGATCACGCCGCCGGTATCCATATCAGCAAATGCCTGCATTGCCCGGTTGATATTCTGGGTGAAGATACCCACCTGCAATCCGTATTCGCCCGCGTTTGCTATCCGGAGTGCTTCGGGGAAATCATCGTACGGGATAAGGGAGATGACCGGCGCAAATACTTCCTCTTTATTCACCCGCATCGCGGAGGTCGTATCCACCAGTACGGTAGGGGCAAACATCGTCTCTTCCAGCGTGCCACCGGTCAGGATCCGTGCGCCCTGCTTAACGGCTTCCTGCACTTTCCGGTACGCATCCTCTGCCTTTAACCGGTCGATCATAGGACCGACATCCGTTGCCGGGTCCCGCGGGTCTCCCACGTTGAGAGCTTTGACCGCGGCAAGGATCTTTTCTGCGGCTCGTTCGTACACCGGGCGATGGATGAGCACCCGCTGCACCGAGATGCAGACCTGCCCGGCATTGATGAACCCCCCGGTGGCAATCCGCTGGGCCGCATAGTCGAGGTTC includes the following:
- a CDS encoding D-tyrosyl-tRNA(Tyr) deacylase → MKVALVNSRQDKAGVNIRHHIEQLLAADPDGRWQERGRTYEFFETEDRLIHTEDVDERINADLVIFLSRHSSVNPVPVLTVHVTGNYGAAELGGSARTLAPAAPAMMQATLRALAKHCPEGYRVSYEVTHHGPTALHHPSFFVEIGSTEKEWTDPVAGRAVAEAVLDAVPINAVPLIGFGGTHYAVRQTEIALTSRGAFGHIAHTREIAGLDADMIRSMQAQSGAVAAYIDRKALDRTVFESLSGLLDQLAIPRLSESEISAIGPLSWNTYQAVRAMAEAVSPGARCYIHALRGEGELSLIRANPVLLAETAKSDEPGLIKDLDNLPVVHLSTRDNRLLPEFITYNEHLPEIINDLNTLCVKIIRNKEITVTESDHLIITKVRFDPEKARNLGVPPGPAYKKLAAGQSIEINGQEITPAMVSLRSETDIHIPGLEKFS